From Aspergillus chevalieri M1 DNA, chromosome 4, nearly complete sequence, a single genomic window includes:
- a CDS encoding pentatricopeptide repeat protein (COG:S;~EggNog:ENOG410PH31;~InterPro:IPR002885,IPR011990;~PFAM:PF13041,PF12854,PF13812,PF17177,PF01535;~go_function: GO:0005515 - protein binding [Evidence IEA]), with product MVFKPFTHLARQSFTKAFTHGYAQSVVAASQSSYASSTTFNQLANQPAKLSRTQLQNVFQPSSSSSGAGAKASQGGGGSGDCGLAAYYAAWQHAQQTGDDSDWKQFQNKRRIGWKPNPNDVIKSKNGEGQNLPSDSQHDFRESPRVNKASANEDVSAKVEEAVAREIQIQEEQAQAEESVDAKDDSGVEAFPDLPEEEAVISNLASDKARDGSDRIVELASGNKYAEIPAAFETLLKEGLTPTVDAYNALLEAAIWLHTDASQAIPKALDVYSDMLRRRVVPDEDTYRTLVQLFVTRAHDAIEAKGALEHDRVRYGGMEEPGKFMLHSSELEHDLLVEDHSLGIALKLFNTAITRHPNLVFPSDLYPRLVTACAKEGKVEDMVRIYAHMESHKVTPHASIFPSMIEAFASMGDLQSAVECYNEYRTLAVSDDNGVFSVIQRLDGEVYAAVIRAYLSCGKEEAAQRFLERIRSSFEVAENREARQDAVESVIAQNATVRHYLQSGQHEKALEEAKAQLKDETLVQAMTEICVTAADAGSIQTATEAYDRLPSEVQARQRPAISMLALHVRQGNVPAARPFWRLLTSAGQATSDMVQPTVMYSVALLKSGQIDEALVEARNMFARIRSAVPNLNNNLVVSVREQINESIDLIGRVLMQKMGPAIPPQAAMVLLWSMVENGGLLSPVADHAVASLGPMAISQLVPRDLLLVLQVQAGMLINNRAMPFDGSHQVRFAHLLEVAMSIGLPLDQFTIGLVDQAASSLLTCRPDVVQRWHDHLGLTSSPSSFVSDRRTPVSEPSTAMSSMPEDSFDPYAYATDFRGSTLIADQLESAGRLESHLNDALLRLKNMRRAGRHPRYITYAKMITAAAKVNRVDLVHEICSMARRDVPLTAQYHAVKYGWVSIFDAMVAACLTLGDRKLASKFHQELLELGAAPSANTFGLYITTLKESTKTFDEATEALKIFHRAVAEGVEPTSFLYNALIGKLGKARRIDDCLVYFAEMRANNVRPTSVTYGTIVNALCRVSDERFAEEMFEEMESMPNYKPRPAPYNSMIQYFLNTKRDRSKVLAYYERMQSRKIAPTMHTYKLLIDAHASLEPVDMAAAEKVLETIKATGQHPEAVHYASLIHAKGCVMHDIDAAREVFQSVVSNGKVRLQPCLYQALLEAMVTNRRVHETGDIVQDMSNRKVDMTAYIANTLINGWAAESNVAKAKAIYDSIGINKREPSTYEAMTRAFLGVEDREGASGIVKEMLSRGYPPAVANKILDLVGETAPATAAI from the coding sequence ATGGTGTTCAAACCATTCACCCATCTCGCGCGTCAAAGTTTCACCAAAGCTTTCACCCATGGTTATGCCCAATCGGTAGTTGCGGCGTCGCAGTCGTCCTATGCGTCGTCCACCACCTTCAACCAACTCGCAAACCAACCCGCGAAACTCTCCCGTACTCAGCTTCAGAATGTCTTTCAGCCGTCGAGTTCTTCATCTGGTGCCGGAGCAAAAGCTAGCCAGGGTGGTGGAGGCTCGGGTGATTGTGGCTTAGCGGCATACTATGCCGCCTGGCAACACGCCCAGCAAACCGGTGACGATAGCGATTGGAAACAGTTTCAGAATAAACGACGAATTGGTTGGAAACCGAACCCGAACGATGTCATAAAATCGAAGAATGGAGAGGGCCAGAATCTTCCATCCGACTCTCAACACGATTTCCGTGAATCGCCCCGCGTTAACAAAGCTTCCGCCAACGAGGATGTGAGCGCCAAGGTCGAGGAAGCTGTGGCCCGAGAGATTCAGATCCAGGAGGAGCAGGCACAAGCGGAGGAGTCCGTTGATGCCAAGGATGACTCGGGTGTCGAGGCGTTCCCCGACCTcccggaggaggaggcggtCATCTCCAACCTCGCTTCGGACAAAGCACGTGATGGTTCGGACCGGATTGTTGAGTTGGCTTCGGGTAACAAATATGCTGAGATCCCAGCTGCCTTTGAGACTTTACTCAAGGAGGGATTGACCCCCACAGTGGATGCTTACAATGCTCTGCTGGAGGCGGCTATTTGGCTCCATACCGATGCTTCTCAGGCCATTCCGAAAGCGCTTGATGTCTACTCGGACATGCTTCGTCGTAGGGTAGTACCCGATGAAGATACGTACCGGACTCTGGTTCAGTTGTTCGTTACTCGCGCTCACGATGCCATCGAGGCCAAGGGGGCGCTGGAACACGACCGAGTTCGCTACGGTGGCATGGAGGAGCCCGGTAAGTTCATGCTTCACTCGAGTGAATTGGAGCATGATTTGCTCGTTGAAGACCATTCACTTGGTATCGCCCTGAAGCTCTTCAACACTGCGATTACCCGTCATCCCAACCTCGTGTTCCCGTCCGACCTATACCCCCGCCTGGTTACCGCATGCGCCAAGGAGGGCAAGGTTGAGGATATGGTTCGCATCTACGCCCACATGGAAAGCCATAAAGTGACTCCTCATGCATCGATCTTCCCGTCCATGATTGAGGCTTTCGCTTCGATGGGAGATCTGCAGAGCGCCGTCGAGTGTTACAATGAATACCGAACTCTCGCTGTTTCGGACGATAACGGTGTCTTCAGCGTTATCCAGCGTCTGGATGGTGAGGTTTACGCCGCTGTGATCCGGGCTTATCTGTCCTGCGGCAAAGAGGAGGCCGCTCAGCGCTTCCTCGAACGTATCCGTTCGTCCTTTGAAGTGGCCGAAAACCGCGAGGCTCGTCAGGACGCTGTTGAGTCGGTCATTGCGCAGAACGCCACGGTCCGTCACTATCTTCAATCGGGCCAGCATGAGAAGGCTCTCGAGGAGGCCAAGGCGCAGTTGAAGGACGAGACATTGGTCCAGGCGATGACAGAAATCTGTGTCACAGCAGCCGATGCTGGAAGCATTCAAACCGCCACTGAGGCATACGATCGCCTCCCGTCCGAAGTCCAAGCCCGCCAGCGACCCGCGATTTCAATGCTGGCGTTGCATGTTCGCCAAGGCAATGTGCCGGCGGCCCGGCCCTTCTGGCGTCTGCTGACGTCCGCGGGTCAGGCAACGTCGGACATGGTCCAACCGACGGTCATGTATTCGGTGGCCCTGCTGAAGAGTGGCCAGATCGACGAGGCTTTAGTCGAGGCCCGCAATATGTTCGCTCGCATCCGCTCTGCCGTCCCCAACCTCAACAACAACTTGGTCGTCTCCGTTCGTGAACAGATCAACGAGTCTATCGATCTCATCGGTCGGGTCCTGATGCAGAAGATGGGCCCTGCCATTCCTCCTCAGGCGGCCATGGTCCTTCTCTGGTCTATGGTTGAGAATGGAGGATTGTTGTCGCCAGTAGCAGACCACGCGGTCGCCAGCCTGGGTCCTATGGCCATCTCTCAGCTCGTCCCTCGCGACCTGCTTCTTGTCCTTCAAGTCCAGGCTGGTATGCTGATCAACAACCGCGCCATGCCCTTCGACGGCTCCCACCAGGTCCGTTTTGCCCACCTGCTTGAGGTTGCCATGTCCATCGGTCTTCCACTGGATCAATTCACAATTGGCCTCGTTGACCAGGCTGCTTCCAGCCTGCTCACCTGCCGTCCTGATGTGGTCCAGCGGTGGCATGATCACCTGGGTTTGACGTCAAGCCCGTCGTCCTTTGTCTCCGACCGTCGCACCCCGGTATCGGAGCCTTCCACTGCGATGAGCTCCATGCCTGAGGATTCTTTCGACCCTTACGCTTATGCTACCGACTTCCGTGGATCTACCCTCATTGCCGATCAGTTGGAGAGCGCTGGCCGTCTTGAATCTCACCTGAACGATGCGTTGCTCCGCCTCAAGAACATGCGCCGCGCTGGACGCCACCCTCGCTACATCACCTACGCCAAAATGatcaccgccgccgccaagGTTAATCGCGTCGATCTCGTCCACGAGATTTGCTCCATGGCTCGACGTGATGTGCCACTTACTGCTCAGTACCACGCGGTCAAGTACGGATGGGTCTCGATTTTCGATGCCATGGTTGCTGCCTGTCTCACCCTTGGGGACCGGAAGCTGGCTTCGAAGTTCCACCAGGAGCTTCTGGAGCTTGGTGCTGCTCCTTCGGCCAACACCTTCGGTCTCTACATTACGACTCTCAAGGAATCTACTAAGACGTTCGATGAGGCTACTGAAGCCTTGAAGATCTTCCACCGTGCTGTCGCCGAGGGCGTCGAGCCGACTTCCTTCCTGTACAATGCGCTCATTGGCAAGCTTGGCAAGGCTCGTCGGATCGATGACTGCCTAGTGTACTTTGCTGAGATGCGTGCCAACAACGTCCGCCCCACCAGTGTGACCTACGGTACTATCGTCAACGCACTGTGCCGTGTCAGCGATGAGCGCTTTGCTGAAGAAATGTTCGAGGAGATGGAGTCGATGCCCAATTACAAGCCCCGTCCGGCCCCATACAACTCGATGATCCAGTacttcctcaacaccaagcgCGACCGCAGCAAGGTTCTTGCCTACTATGAGCGCATGCAATCCCGCAAGATTGCGCCCACGATGCACACCTACAAGCTTCTCATCGATGCGCATGCTTCTTTGGAGCCGGTTGACATGGCTGCCGCCGAGAAGGTGTTGGAGACCATCAAGGCGACTGGTCAACACCCTGAAGCCGTCCACTACGCATCCCTCATCCACGCCAAGGGATGTGTGATGCACGACATTGATGCAGCGCGCGAGGTCTTCCAGTCCGTCGTGTCGAATGGCAAGGTCCGTTTACAGCCCTGTCTGTACCAGGCCCTCCTCGAGGCGATGGTGACCAATCGTCGGGTGCACGAGACCGGTGATATTGTGCAGGACATGTCCAACCGCAAGGTGGACATGACTGCCTACATTGCCAACACCTTGATCAACGGCTGGGCTGCCGAAAGCAATGTTGCCAAGGCCAAGGCTATCTATGACAGCATTGGCATTAACAAGCGTGAGCCTAGTACCTACGAGGCCATGACCCGTGCTTTCCTGGGTGTTGAGGACCGCGAGGGTGCCTCTGGCATTGTCAAGGAGATGCTGTCCCGCGGATACCCTCCTGCCGTGGCCAACAAGATCCTGGATCTGGTTGGTGAAACTGCTCCTGCCACTGCTGCCATCTAA
- the erg8 gene encoding phosphomevalonate kinase (COG:I;~EggNog:ENOG410PJBM;~InterPro:IPR013750,IPR035102,IPR016005,IPR006204, IPR036554,IPR020568;~PFAM:PF00288,PF08544;~go_function: GO:0004631 - phosphomevalonate kinase activity [Evidence IEA];~go_function: GO:0005524 - ATP binding [Evidence IEA]) encodes MSITALSAPGKVLLTGGYLVLDREYTGTVFALDARIHAVVQQMRRPRPRTASGPNPDAQLVNNGLQNLNRPLEEEVDEEYEDTIIVQSPQFVDAVWEYRIQAHEDNGGISVVQKGDGRRNPFVETSLNYALTYIGYVADSKDFGSLHVTILADNDYYSETAFSRGPASQPRTKFTQFGVPLHEAHKTGLGSSAALVTALVSALVIHRTMSPEDLGLGRDKLHNLAQAAHCAAQGKVGSGFDVAAAIYGSCLYRRFSPAILESVGDIGTPGFGERLFGIVEDVNQQHPWDTECVDFGMRLPRGMQMVLCDVECGSQTPSMVKKVLEWRKNNQAEADILWGALQSNNENLRTELKRLAQSRDGGAYNNFADVRTYIQQSRAYIRTMTRKSQVPIEPAVQTELLDAASEIEGVIGGVVPGAGGYDAIVLLIRDDPMVIKQLNDLFASWKSDDEDDFGGKIGKVRLLGVRHGSEGVRNEMLYQYVGWV; translated from the exons ATGTCTATCACCGCCCTATCCGCCCCGGGAAAGGTCCTCTTGACCGGTGGTTATCTTGTCCTCGATCGCGAATATACCGGTACGGTCTTTGCGCTGGACGCCAGGATTCATGCCGTCGTTCAACAGATGAGGAGGCCACGTCCCAGGACCGCTTCCGGCCCTAATCCCGACGCTCAGCTCGTCAACAATGGGTTACAAAATCTGAATAGACCATTGGAGGAGGAAGTCGACGAAGAGTACGAGGACACAATCATTGTTCAATCGCCGCAATTCGTGGACGCTGTATGGGAGTACCGGATTCAAGCTCATGAAGATAACGGTGGGATAAGCGTCGTCCAGAAAGGAGATGG ACGACGAAATCCTTTTGTCGAGACCTCCCTAAACTACGCATTGACTTATATCGGCTACGTTGCGGACTCGAAGGATTTCGGCTCACTGCACGTCACCATCTTGGCTGATAACGACTACTATTCCGAAACGGCATTCTCCAGAGGTCCAGCGTCACAGCCCCGCACCAAGTTCACACAGTTTGGGGTACCGCTCCACGAGGCACACAAGACAGGACTGGGCTCTTCAGCCGCTTTGGTCACCGCTCTAGTGTCTGCGCTGGTCATCCACCGCACCATGTCGCCTGAAGACCTCGGTCTCGGCCGAGACAAACTTCATAATCTCGCCCAGGCAGCCCACTGTGCGGCCCAGGGTAAAGTTGGTTCTGGTTTCGACGTTGCTGCCGCTATCTACGGATCGTGCCTTTACCGAAGATTCTCACCTGCCATTCTGGAATCTGTTGGAGATATTGGAACCCCCGGGTTTGGTGAACGTCTATTCGGCATTGTGGAGGATGTCAACCAGCAGCACCCGTGGGACACCGAGTGTGTGGATTTCGGCATGAGGCTGCCTCGCGGTATGCAGATGGTACTGTGCGATGTGGAATGTGGTTCGCAAACTCCATCCATGGTTAAGAAGGTTTTGGAATGGCGGAAAAACAACCAGGCGGAGGCGGATATACTCTGGGGAGCTCTCCAATCGAACAATGAGAACCTGCGGACAGAACTCAAACGCCTTGCACAAAGCCGCGATGGCGGTGCGTACAACAACTTCGCCGACGTCCGCACCTACATCCAGCAATCCCGCGCTTACATTCGCACCATGACCCGCAAATCGCAAGTTCCTATCGAACCGGCCGTGCAGACCGAGTTGCTGGATGCGGCGTCTGAGATCGAAGGAGTCATCGGTGGTGTCGTTCCTGGCGCAGGAGGCTACGATGCAATTGTGCTCTTGATCCGCGACGACCCGATGGTGATCAAGCAGCTGAACGACTTGTTTGCCAGCTGGAAgagcgacgacgaagatgactTTGGGGGGAAGATTGGCAAGGTCCGACTTCTTGGTGTGCGTCATGGATCTGAGGGAGTGAGGAATGAGATGCTCTATCAATATGTTGGCTGGGTATAG
- a CDS encoding mitochondrial 37S ribosomal protein uS12m (BUSCO:EOG092653KS;~COG:J;~EggNog:ENOG410PP82;~InterPro:IPR006032,IPR012340,IPR005679;~PFAM:PF00164;~go_component: GO:0005840 - ribosome [Evidence IEA];~go_component: GO:0015935 - small ribosomal subunit [Evidence IEA];~go_function: GO:0003735 - structural constituent of ribosome [Evidence IEA];~go_process: GO:0006412 - translation [Evidence IEA]), producing the protein MPPLISSLTIRTLRTIVQRPSIASTAIKSPSRFQPTLRTPAALTGLTATRAPTAAPTGPSALLRRQFSTSPFRQATCNQVRRGCRVSQRARRSRSPALVDRSQMKGVCLKTGITKPKKPNSGERKTARVRLSSGKVVTAYIPGEGHNVQQHSVVLVRGGRAQDCPGVKYHLVRGAMDLGGVASRLTSRSKYGTKKPKKD; encoded by the exons ATGCCACCCCTAATCTCCTCCCTCACGATCCGCACCCTGCGGACAATCGTCCAGCGCCCCTCCATCGCCTCCACCGCAATCAAATCCCCCTCGCGCTTCCAACCCACCCTTCGCACACCCGCCGCTCTCACCGGCTTAACAGCAACACGagcaccaacagcagcaCCAACAGGCCCCTCCGCCCTTCTCCGCCGCCAATTCTCCACCTCCCCGTTCCGCCAGGCCACATGCAACCAGGTCCGTCGTGGATGCCGAGTTTCGCAGCGCGCGCGGAGATCTAGGTCTCCGGCGCTGGTGGACAGGTCGCAGATGAAGGGCGTTTGCTTGAAGACTGGTATTACGAAGCCGAAGAAGCCGAACTCGGGGGAGCGGAAGACGGCGAGAGTTAGGTTGAGTAGTGGCAAGGTTGTTACGGCTTACATTCCGGGTGAGG GTCACAATGTCCAGCAGCACAGTGTGGTTCTTGTTCGTGGCGGCAGAGCTCAGGATTGTCCTGGTGTGAAGTATCACTTGGTTCGTGGTGCTATGGACTTG GGTGGTGTTGCCAGCCGTCTGACCAGCCGGTCGAAGTACGGAacgaagaagcccaagaaggACTAA
- a CDS encoding proteasome maturation protein (BUSCO:EOG092654XA;~COG:O;~EggNog:ENOG410PRK2;~InterPro:IPR008012;~PFAM:PF05348;~go_process: GO:0043248 - proteasome assembly [Evidence IEA]) — translation MSLRIAPQPNHPTQTSNTTTRQQIPISLPRPSKGAPSAPGLPDILRTKLTAQAPHGPPSANTNTIPSSAHPLEARLLAWRQTQDSLKMEGLRRAYGIAEPVRRGMELKIVRDGTFKPAVLGGGRGGNVHEDILVLGGRDTEVGWEDVFQGDEFKEPPAFHDEMEKRLRMD, via the exons ATG TCCCTCCGAATCgccccccaaccaaaccATCCAACCCAAACCTCCAACACAACCACCCGCCAACAAATCCCCATCTCCCTCCCCCGCCCCTCAAAGGGCGCCCCCTCCGCCCCCGGCCTCCCCGACATCCTCCGCACCAAACTAACCGCCCAAGCCCCCCACGGCCCCCCCTCCGCCAACACTAACACAATCCCGTCCTCCGCGCATCCTCTCGAAGCCCGCCTCCTCGCGTGGCGCCAGACGCAGGATTCGCTGAAGATGGAGGGCCTGAGACGCGCGTATGGGATTGCGGAGCCTGTGCGGCGTGGGATGGAGTTGAAGATTGTGAGGGATGGGACGTTTAAGCCGGCGGTGCTAGGTGGTGGAAGGGGTGGTAATGTGCATGAGGATATTTTGGTGCTGGGTGGGAGGGATACGGAGGTTGGGTGGGAGGATGTTTTTCAGG GAGACGAGTTCAAGGAGCCTCCTGCTTTCCACGACGAGATGGAGAAGAGATTGCGCATGGATTAA
- a CDS encoding uncharacterized protein (COG:S;~EggNog:ENOG410PPFQ;~InterPro:IPR029071,IPR039540,IPR040015;~PFAM:PF13881), producing the protein MSANDNNNNNNNNNNNNNNDLPEPGVAPAGTGNGPLPPTTNESQPSSGLVETAKNAASEQSPEQTTENAVTADTKPVEGGESAGPTASTTTNDTTVASSNDAAQTAAEKTKDPSPEAAGAHAKEVENPKEEQPKEDEDSGPSLVITLLLTSGSRHPFKIDGKYLRKQSVNVENNDPFAMSVYTLKELIWREWRSDWESRPSSPSSIRLISFGKLLEDKAPLSDSKFNRDAPNVVHMTIKPQELVDEEDAAGAKGQSIRERVPSVRSPGCRCVIL; encoded by the exons ATGTCGgccaacgacaacaacaacaacaacaacaacaacaacaacaacaacaacaacgaccTCCCCGAGCCGGGCGTCGCTCCAGCTGGCACTGGCAACGGTCCTTTGCCTCCGACCACCAACGAATCACAACCATCTTCTGGACTAGTCGAAACCGCAAAAAATGCAGCGTCAGAACAGAGTCCTGAACAGACAACGGAGAATGCCGTGACTGCCGATACGAAGCCCGTAGAGGGTGGCGAAAGCGCTGGGCCAACTGCTTCCACCACAACCAACGATACGACTGTCGCTTCGTCGAACGATGCAGCCCAGACTGCCGCAGAAAAGACCAAAGACCCGTCACCGGAAGCTGCGGGTGCACATGCAAAAGAGGTGGAGAATCCCAAGGAGGAACAGCCaaaagaagacgaagactcCGGACCGTCGCTGGTGATCACTCTGCTGTTGACGTCTGGATCGCGGCATCCATTTAAGATTGATGGGAAATACCTACGCAAGCAGTCGGTCAATGTCGAGAATAATGATCCGTTTGCTATGAGTGTCTATACTCTCAAGGAATTGATCTGGCGGGAATGGCGTTCAG ACTGGGAATCGCGCCCGTCGTCGCCTAGCTCCATTCGACTGATCTCGTTCGGGAAACTGTTAGAAGATAAAGCACCTCTATCAG ATTCCAAATTTAACCGTGACGCACCCAACGTCGTCCACATGACAATCAAACCTCAAGAGCTtgtcgacgaagaagacgccGCCGGAGCCAAGGGCCAATCCATCCGGGAACGGGTCCCCAGCGTGCGCAGCCCTGGATGTCGCTGTGTCATCCTCTAA
- the KRE2 gene encoding glycosyltransferase family 15 protein (CAZy:GT15;~COG:G;~EggNog:ENOG410PG1J;~InterPro:IPR029044,IPR002685;~PFAM:PF01793;~go_component: GO:0016020 - membrane [Evidence IEA];~go_function: GO:0000030 - mannosyltransferase activity [Evidence IEA];~go_process: GO:0006486 - protein glycosylation [Evidence IEA]), whose protein sequence is MSSGPVRYVRYLLFAALGMGILFFVSRSAIPMPDTATLSKLNPSNYKGKGSLTVTGGSASPSQDGAALPYPSKAPGSESVSVRPESRVNATFVTLARNSDIWDLARSIRQVEDRFNRNYHYDWVFLNDKEFDDDFKKVTTSLVSGTTHYGIIPKEHWSYPDWIDQEKAKKARQEMGQKKIIYGDSESYRHMCRYESGFFFRHPLMMNYEYYWRVEPSIELFCDIAYDPFRFMKENNKKYSFTLSLYEYYETIPTLWDSVKKFMGNHPEHIASGNSMDFLSDDGGKTYNKCHFWSNFEIGSLNWLRSKEYIDYFESLDRDGGFFYERWGDAPVHSIAAGILLSKPEIHFWNEIAYYHVPFTHCPTSEKMRLDLRCHCNPENNFDWKGYSCTSRYFHVNNLQKPEGYEDQQ, encoded by the exons ATGTCGTCAGGACCGGTTCGATATGTCCGGTATCTGCTGTTTGCGGCGCTG GGAATGGGTATTCTCTTCTTCGTTTCGAGATCCGCGATTCCTATGCCCGATACTGCTACCCTATCAAAATTGAATCCGTCGAATTATAAAGGCAAAGGCTCCCTCACAGTGACCGGTGGGTCAGCAAGCCCATCGCAAGATGGCGCTGCATTGCCCTATCCATCCAAGGCGCCCGGGTCGGAGAGCGTTAGTGTTCGCCCGGAATCCCGTGTGAATGCGACTTTCGTGACGTTGGCTCGCAACTCGGATATCTGGGATTTGGCACGGTCCATCCGACAAGTCGAAGACCGCTTCAACCGCAACTATCACTACGACTGGGTATTCTTGAACGACAAGGAATTCGATGATGATTTCAAGAAGGTCACCACGTCGCTGGTCTCGGGGACAACACACTACGGAATTATTCCCAAAGAGCACTGGTCATACCCCGACTGGATTGACCAggagaaggcaaagaaggccCGACAGGAAATGGGACAAAAGAAAATTATTTATGGTGACTCGGAGAGCTACCGTCACATGTGTCGCTATGAGTCTGGGTTCTTCTTCCGCCACCCATTGATGATGAACTACGAGTACTACTGGCGGGTGGAACCCAGCATTGAGCTCTTCTGCGACATTGCCTACGACCCGTTCCGCTTCATGAAGGAGAACAACAAGAAGTACAGCTTTACGCTCAGTTTGTATGAATACTACGAGACCATCCCTACCTTGTGGGACAGCGTGAAGAAATTTATGGGCAACCACCCTGAGCACATCGCTTCCGGGAACTCCATGGACTTTCTGAGTGACGATGGTGGCAAGACCTACAACAAGTGTCACTTC TGGTCCAACTTTGAAATCGGAAGCCTGAACTGGCTGAGATCGAAGGAGTACATTGACTATTTTGAATCTCTTGACCGCGACGGCGGTTTCTTCTATGAACGATGGGGAGACGCACCCGTTCACTCGATTGCCGCTGGCATCCTCCTCAGCAAGCCAGAGATCCATTTCTGGAACGAGATTGCCTACTACCATGTTCCCTTTACCCACTGCCCGACAAGTGAGAAGATGAGACTCGATCTGAGATGCCACTGCAACCCCGAAAATAACTTTGACTGGAAGGGATACTCAT GCACATCCCGATACTTCCACGTCAATAACCTGCAAAAGCCCGAGGGCTACGAGGATCAGCAGTGA